The Rosa chinensis cultivar Old Blush chromosome 7, RchiOBHm-V2, whole genome shotgun sequence DNA segment ATGTGCCACTTTATTGGTTTGTTTGTTGGTAGCAATTTATAGGTAGTGTTGATGTTGATCATCTCATTAAATCTAAATATCTTGTTTGCTTTGATCCATCAATCCCAAATTTTGGTTCATTTCAACATTCATTTGACTTAGCACATGAGTTCTTATTGTTTGGTGCATTATCATTATTATTATGGGTCAATTATCAATGACAAAACGTTACGAAAATTAACTAGATTTTTGGCAATCTTTATTTAGATTTACTTATTTCAAAAGAAGAACTAATGAATAAGAAGCGTTGTAGGTATGAAAAATAGACGACTTACTACTTATCGTGTTATCTAATTTTTAAAACAACGAGAAAACACCTTTACTTTGTGATTTGTGGTCCACTACATTCAGATTCACTTCATATCAACGATCAAATAAACTTCTTTTCTatctttacttgaaaatgacTATAATATAAATATCATGTGTATCACTATTTTATTGACTGATCATATTACTCTAGTGATCCGCATGACCCAAGATTTCGATTTACTTACGAGAGAAGATACCTTAACCAGACAGcataaaacatgaaaaaggtGCACTCAGACTATTAAAAATCCCACGTGTCAAACGCAGCACAAGGGCCCACACCTTTACACCGCTTAATCCACAATCCACATGCTACCACcagcctccttttttttttttacccttttACTTTTTTACTCCCGTAAGTCAATAAACAaagccaaaaaataaaaacaaaaaaggtaACAAAAATGGAATGACTGTTTACCTTTTTTGGGTAAAGTGTGAAATGGTGCTGATCCATTTTCGTCcctcccatatatatatatatatatataggattattATAGGCCCAACTCAGCCTAATCTTTTTTCATCATTTccaactcctctctctctctctctctcgaaatcGTACGGCCTCAGATCCATCGCCGAAGATGTCCTCCGGCACTTGCTCCACCACCGTCGATCCCGCCGCCGGCGCGGCCAAAGAGTTCATGCTGTTCGGCGTGCGCGTGGTGGTTGACTCCATGAGGAAGAGCGTCAGTCTCAACAATCTCTCGCAGTACGAACAGCCTACCGAGGcctccaacaacaacaataacagctccggcgccggcgccggcaaGGAAGACGCCGTCGCTGGTTACGTATCTGAGAACGACGTCGTTCACAATTCTGGCGGGAACCGCGAGCGCGAACGCAAGCGAGGTTAGTCGGTTTTCTCTGATCTAATGATCTCCTCTGATCAATCAATCAGTCGCTTAGAGTTTGAATTTTTCTGTGAGCAATTGGTTTGCATGTGCCATGTAATTGTTGATGGATCCATGATCGGATTAGTGATTTGTTGTTGAAATTTTTGTGTGAATTTGGTTGATCAGGAGTTCCGTGGACGGAGGATGAGCACAAGCTATTTCTGCTTGGATTGCAGAAAGTAGGGAAAGGAGATTGGAGAGGGATCTCAAGGAACTATGTCAAGACTCGCACGCCGACTCAGGTGGCTAGCCATGCTCAGAAGTACTTTCTCCGCCGGAGCAACCACAATCGCCGCCGCCGCAGATCTAGCCTATTTGATATCACCACCGATTCGGTAACAAATCCATTCTCTTTTCACTTTACAAGACAATccaatttattttgtgttggtAATTGGAGCTGAAGATGTTTTATCTGGAGTTTTGAACTGGATTGGGTATTGAAAGTGGTTGTCTAGAGAGAtaaatttgtgaaatttgtatcATATCTGTTTTTATTACCTTACAATCGGATTATTTACTGGTGATCTGCTCAATATTTGACTTACTATGTGGTTAATGGTTATGGTTGGTTAAATGCTTGAACAAAAAGTTGATTAGTAGTCTCTTGTGTGCATGTTATTATTTTGATTGTATAGTTAGTGTTTAATTTCATTAGACAATTAAGCTTATCATTAAAACCACATGTTATGTTTGTTAGGTCCCTGCAACTCCAATGGAAGAAGAGCAAGTACATCATCAAGATAACACATCTCACCTGCACTCGTTGCCACCACCTCCACCACAATCCGAATCTTGCAATCCTAATGGATTTTCGATGGTGCCAATTTTTCCAATGAACGTAGGTCCAGCTGTTGTACAAGTCGCCACTAAGAAACCAACAGGAAATCTAAAACTGGGACAAGGAAATCCGGGGTGTCCTTCCCCTAAGATCGTCCATCCAGTTGCTCTGCACTCGGCCCCTCATGCTACAGAAGCATCTGATCTAAACTTGAATGCGACAATCGACACATCGCCTCTAGCTCTCAACCTCTCCTTGTCAATGAACTCGAGGGAATCATCGTCAAGGCATTCGGCTTTCCAAGCAATGTCAAGCTTCGGCAATGGGGACAACATCATCAGTGTTGCTTGAGAATGTTGTATTTTGTGGACTTGGTTTATAATTTAGAGCATTTGGGTTAAGATAAAAAAGCTATCCCAAGATTGACAGGGTAAATTAGGTGACTGAATTTGTTCCTCTAGTTTGTTGTACAGACCCTTGAGATAATGTTATGTTATGCCCTCCTGTTCTTGTTGTTTTGTGctaatacctcttggaatcttctccttgtttcGAGTGGCTGTGTTTGTTAGTAGCTGCTGATATAACTGAAAATAACAGGTGCCCTGCTCATTATTGTTGTTGGTGGCTGGGTGGGCCTGATATGAAATGACTAGTGGTTTCTATTGCTATAAGTGGAAAAATATCAAGTTGGGTTTTGGTGGCAAATAAGAGTTGTGTGAATGTGTGATTGTGAATTGAATCTGGTCAGGTCCGCAATTATGGATGATGGTTGTTGTAGCATCATTATATATAAAATACATTATACACATCTTATGGGCAATACCTTATCAGAGTGGTTAAAAGACTTTTAGAGGTGACATCTTTCATCTTTGTGTAGTGGGTCGGCTTCTGCCTCAAGAAAAATGGTTGATTTCATCAACCCTTTTTTGACTAGGATTGGAACTTTACTGAGGATGGATGAAAACACAGTTGTTGAAAGTGACAACGCTTATCAAAATTGTTACTTGTGCTGGGAGTTGGCTGCTTCAAAGTTCAAAAGCACAAGAGACCGAAGTTTCCGGCTTGTAAAAACCTTTTGGGGTTGCGACTAATTCGGCTATCAGTC contains these protein-coding regions:
- the LOC112178787 gene encoding transcription factor MYB1R1, which encodes MSSGTCSTTVDPAAGAAKEFMLFGVRVVVDSMRKSVSLNNLSQYEQPTEASNNNNNSSGAGAGKEDAVAGYVSENDVVHNSGGNRERERKRGVPWTEDEHKLFLLGLQKVGKGDWRGISRNYVKTRTPTQVASHAQKYFLRRSNHNRRRRRSSLFDITTDSVPATPMEEEQVHHQDNTSHLHSLPPPPPQSESCNPNGFSMVPIFPMNVGPAVVQVATKKPTGNLKLGQGNPGCPSPKIVHPVALHSAPHATEASDLNLNATIDTSPLALNLSLSMNSRESSSRHSAFQAMSSFGNGDNIISVA